A region of Lycium barbarum isolate Lr01 chromosome 3, ASM1917538v2, whole genome shotgun sequence DNA encodes the following proteins:
- the LOC132633412 gene encoding ABC transporter G family member 35-like produces MEVNGGPRRLGSSRSSLGRTMSRTMSRASWNVEDVFNPMSSRRSTRGEEDEEALTWAALEKLPTYDRLRKTVLKSFAESENHQGNKKVFHKEVDVRNLGMNERQEFIDRFFRVAEEDNEKFLRKFRSRIDKVGITLPTVEVRYEHLTIEADCYIGDRALPSLPNAARNIAESALSCVGINLAEKTKLTILKDASGIIKPSRMTLLLGPPSSGKTTLLLALAGKLDPSLKVKGEITYNGHGLKEFVPQKTSAYISQNDVHVAEMTVKETLDFSARCQGVGSRYELLTELARRERDAGIFPEAEIDLFMKATAMEGVENSLITDYTLRILGLDVCQDTIVGDEMIRGISGGQKKRVTTGEMIVGPTKTLFMDEISTGLDSSTTFQIVKCLQQIVHLTEATILMSLLQPAPETFDLFDDIILLSEGQIVYQGPREHVLEFFETCGFRCPERKGTADFLQEVTSRKDQEQYWANRHKPYQYISVTEFAKRFKRFHVGLRIENELSVPYDKSRSHPAALIFKKYTIPKLELLKANLDKEWLLIKRNSFVYIFKTVQIVIVALIASTVFLRTKMRTRTVDDGTTYVGALLFGMVTNMFNGFSELSLMIQRLPVFYKQRDLLFHPPWAFTLPTVLLKVPISVFETIVWMVMTYYTIGFAPEASRFFKQSLLVFLIQQMAAGLFRVTAGVCRTMIIANTGGALMLLFVFLLGGFILPRASIPVWWRWGFWVSPLSYAFNAFTVNEMFAPRWMNTFAPDGVTRLGVQVMKNFGVFTERRWFWIGAAALLGFTILFNILFTFVLMYLSPLNKPQAILSKEQARIMEADQEESTDPPRLRINKSIRDDLPRSLSAADGNRTREMEIRRMSSRTSSTGLHRNDDANLEAANGVAAKKGMILPFTPLAMSFEDVSYFVDMPPEMRDQGVTEERLQLLREVTGAFRPGVLTALMGVSGAGKTTLMDVLAGRKTGGYIDGDIRISGFPKKQETFARVSGYCEQTDIHSPQVTIHESLIFSAFLRLPKEVSKEDKMVFVDEVMDLVELDNMKDAIVGLPGVTGLSTEQRKRLTIAVELVANPSIIFMDEPTSGLDARAAAIVMRTVRNTVDTGRTVVCTIHQPSIDIFEAFDELLLMKRGGQVIYAGPLGRHSQKIIEYFEAIPGVQKIKEKYNPATWMLEASSISTETRLGMDFAEYYRSSALHQRNKALVKELSIPPPGAKDLNFTTQYSQPAWGQFKSCLWKQWWTYWRSPDYNLVRFFFSLAAALLIGTIFWNAGSKRQNSGDLMTVIGAMYAAVLFVGINNCSTVQPIVAVERTVFYRERAAGMYSALPYAMAQVIAEIPYILVQTTYYTLIVYAMVGFEWTAAKFFWFYFITFFSFLYWTYYGMMTVSITPNHQVAAIFAAAFYSLFNLFSGFFIPRPRIPMWWIWYYWICPVAWTVYGCIVSQYGDVEDTIQVPGVFPDPMIKDYIKDHFGYNPDFMAPVAVVLVGFAVFFAFMYAYAIKTLNFQTR; encoded by the exons ATGGAAGTAAATGGGGGACCAAGGAGGCTAGGGAGTAGTAGGAGTAGTTTGGGAAGAACAATGAGCAGAACGATGAGTAGAgcaagttggaatgtagaagatgtGTTTAATCCAATGTCGAGTAGAAGAAGCACACGTggtgaagaagatgaagaagctCTTACATGGGCTGCATTAGAGAAATTGCCGACTTACGATCGGTTGAGAAAGACCGTGCTTAAATCGTTTGCTGAGAGTGAGAATCATCAAGGGAATAAGAAAGTTTTTCATAAGGAAGTTGATGTTCGAAATCTTGGAATGAATGAGCGCCAAGAGTTCATTGATCGATTTTTTAGAGTTGCTGAGGAAGATAATGAAAAGTTCTTGAGAAAGTTCAGGAGTCGAATTGACAA AGTTGGAATTACCCTTCCTACAGTAGAAGTTCGGTACGAACATTTAACAATAGAGGCTGATTGCTATATTGGTGACAGAGCTCTTCCCTCGCTGCCTAATGCTGCCAGAAATATTGCTGAATCAGCTTTGAGTTGTGTAGGAATTAATTTGGCAGAGAAAACAAAATTAACAATCCTTAAAGATGCTTCTGGAATAATCAAGCCATCTAG GATGACCCTTCTATTAGGACCGCCATCTTCTGGGAAAACGACCCTTCTATTGGCTTTAGCTGGAAAATTAGACCCTAGCCTAAAG GTTAAAGGAGAAATCACATACAACGGGCATGGGTTAAAGGAATTTGTACCTCAAAAAACATCGGCATATATTAGTCAAAATGATGTTCATGTTGCTGAAATGACTGTCAAAGAAACTCTTGATTTTTCTGCTAGATGCCAAGGGGTCGGCTCTCGTTATG AACTTCTAACGGAGCTTGCAAGGAGAGAAAGGGATGCTGGAATCTTCCCGGAGGCTGAAATCGATCTTTTCATGAAG GCAACTGCTATGGAGGGAGTTGAAAACAGCCTTATCACTGATTACACACTCAGG attttgGGACTTGATGTGTGTCAGGACACCATTGTTGGGGATGAAATGATACGTGGAATTTCTGGTGGCCAGAAGAAGCGTGTCACAACAG GGGAGATGATTGTTGGGCCAACAAAAACACTATTCATGGACGAAATATCAACTGGACTGGACAGCTCCACTACATTTCAGATAGTAAAATGCTTACAGCAAATTGTACATCTTACAGAGGCCACCATCTTGATGTCTCTCCTCCAGCCTGCTCCTGAGACATTTGATCTttttgatgatattattctcttATCTGAAGGCCAGATTGTTTATCAGGGCCCACGTGAACATGTACTTGAgttctttgaaacttgtggttttaGATGTCCAGAAAGAAAGGGCACTGCTGACTTCTTGCAAGAG GTTACATCAAGAAAGGACCAAGAGCAGTACTGGGCAAATAGACATAAGCCATatcagtacatttcagtaactgAATTTGCAAAGAGATTCAAGCGCTTCCATGTTGGCCTACGTATAGAAAATGAGCTCTCAGTTCCCTATGACAAATCAAGAAGTCACCCAGCAGCTCTAATATTCAAGAAGTACACTATCCCTAAACTAGAGCTTCTAAAGGCGAACTTAGACAAAGAATGGCTATTGATCAAGAGAAACTCTTTTGTTTACATTTTCAAGACTGTACAAATCGTTATCGTTGCACTCATTGCATCAACCGTGTTCTTGAGGACCAAAATGCGCACCAGGACTGTAGATGACGGTACTACCTACGTTGGTGCACTCCTATTTGGAATGGTCACCAATATGTTTAATGGTTTCTCTGAACTCTCGCTCATGATACAGAGGCTTCCTGTTTTCTACAAGCAGAGAGACCTTCTTTTCCATCCACCTTGGGCTTTCACTTTACCAACTGTGCTCCTAAAGGTTCCAATTTCTGTGTTTGAGACTATTGTGTGGATGGTCATGACATATTATACAATCGGGTTTGCCCCTGAAGCTAGCAG GTTCTTCAAGCAATCACTGTTGGTGTTTCTGATCCAACAAATGGCTGCTGGATTATTTAGGGTCACAGCAGGAGTTTGTAGGACTATGATTATCGCAAACACTGGTGGAGCACTCATGCTCCTTTTTGTGTTCTTATTGGGTGGTTTCATCCTGCCTAGAG CATCAATTCCAGTCTGGTGGCGATGGGGATTTTGGGTTTCACCTCTTTCCTACGCGTTCAACGCCTTTACTGTAAACGAAATGTTTGCTCCAAGGTGGATGAACACATTT GCCCCAGATGGAGTTACTAGATTGGGTGTGCAAGTGATGAAAAACTTTGGCGTTTTTACCGAAAGAAGATGGTTCTGGATTGGTGCTGCTGCTCTTCTGGGGTTCACAATTCTCTTCAACATTCTTTTCACCTTTGTCCTTATGTATCTCAGCC CTCTAAACAAGCCACAAGCTATACTATCCAAAGAGCAAGCCAGAATTATGGAAGCTGATCAAGAAGAAAGCACGGACCCCCCTAGACTCAGAATCAACAAGTCGATAAGAGATGATCTCCCTCGATCCTTATCTGCAGCAGATGGAAACAGGACAA GAGAAATGGAAATCCGACGAATGAGCAGTCGTACCAGCTCTACTGGACTCCATAGAAACGACGATGCAAATCTTGAGGCTGCAAATGGTGTTGCAGCAAAGAAAGGAATGATTCTGCCATTTACCCCTCTGGCAATGTCCTTCGAGGATGTCAGCTACTTTGTCGACATGCCACCT GAGATGAGGGACCAAGGAGTGACAGAGGAAAGACTTCAATTGCTTCGCGAAGTAACTGGTGCATTTAGGCCGGGAGTATTGACAGCACTAATGGGAGTCAGTGGAGCAGGGAAAACTACCCTCATGGATGTTCTAGCTGGACGTAAGACTGGAGGTTATATTGACGGTGATATAAGAATATCTGGATTTCCAAAGAAGCAAGAAACATTTGCCAGAGTTTCAGGATATTGTGAACAAACTGATATACACTCACCTCAAGTAACTATACATGAATCTTTGATATTTTCGGCTTTCCTCCGGCTCCCTAAAGAAGTCAGCAAAGAAGATAAGATG GTTTTTGTGGATGAAGTAATGGATCTGGTTGAGCTAGACAATATGAAGGATGCAATTGTGGGGCTACCAGGAGTTACTGGTTTGTCAACAGAACAAAGGAAAAGATTGACCATTGCAGTAGAGCTTGTTGCAAATCCTTCAATTATATTCATGGATGAACCGACTTCTGGTCTTGATGCAAGAGCAGCAGCTATTGTTATGAGAACTGTGAGAAACACAGTAGACACAGGAAGAACTGTCGTCTGCACAATACATCAACCAAGTATCGATATATTTGAAGCATTTGATGAG CTGCTTCTTATGAAAAGAGGAGGACAAGTAATCTATGCAGGCCCGTTAGGTCGACATTCTCAGAAAATTATCGAGTACTTCGAG GCAATTCCAGGAGTTCAAAAAATTAAAGAGAAATATAATCCAGCTACCTGGATGCTAGAGGCGAGTTCAATTTCCACAGAAACTCGACTAGGAATGGATTTTGCTGAATACTACAGATCGTCAGCTTTGCATCA ACGAAATAAGGCTCTTGTCAAAGAGTTGAGCATACCTCCTCCTGGAGCCAAAGACCTAAACTTTACCACACAATATTCCCAGCCTGCATGGGGCCAGTTCAAATCCTGCTTATGGAAACAATGGTGGACTTACTGGAGAAGTCCAGACTATAACCTTGTCAGATTCTTCTTTAGTCTGGCTGCAGCACTACTGATAGGGACAATTTTCTGGAATGCTGGCAGTAAAAG ACAAAATAGCGGTGATCTAATGACAGTCATCGGGGCAATGTATGCAGCTGTGCTGTTTGTTGGAATCAATAATTGTTCGACCGTACAGCCAATTGTAGCTGTTGAAAGAACCGTCTTTTATAGAGAAAGGGCTGCTGGGATGTATTCAGCGTTACCATATGCTATGGCACAG GTAATTGCGGAAATACCATACATACTCGTCCAAACAACATACTATACTCTTATAGTGTATGCCATGGTGGGCTTTGAGTGGACGGCGGCTAAATTCTTCTGGTTCTATTTTATAACCTTCTTCTCCTTCCTATACTGGACATACTATGGAATGATGACTGTTTCTATCACCCCAAACCACCAAGTAGCTGCGATTTTTGCTGCCGCTTTCTATTCTCTTTTCAATCTTTTCTCGGGTTTCTTCATCCCCAGACCA AGAATTCCCATGTGGTGGATATGGTATTACTGGATCTGTCCAGTTGCATGGACTGTTTATGGTTGCATTGTGTCACAGTATGGTGATGTGGAGGATACTATCCAAGTTCCAGGTGTATTTCCAGACCCTATGATTAAGGACTACATTAAAGATCATTTCGGATACAATCCGGACTTTATGGCACCAGTTGCTGTGGTTTTGGTTGGTTTTGCAGTCTTTTTCGCCTTTATGTATGCTTATGCTATCAAGACATTGAACTTCCAAACTAGATAG